The Niallia circulans nucleotide sequence CTGCGGATATTGTGATGACGTTCCTCTTGACGCAAGCCTTCCATAATGGCTCGAACTGCAAACTTAGTTCCACAATAAACTGCTCCTTGTTGAAAAACAACATGTCCAGCGACAGAATCCGTCGTCACAATTTGTCCAGATTGTTGTTTTTGCATGATAGGTAACACTGCAGCAATCCCATTTAACACGCCCATAATATTAATATCTAATAGTTGACGCCATTCAGCAAAGCGTTTTTCCGACAGAGATGCTGTTGGCATAATACCAGCATTATTAAAAAGCACATCTACCCGTCCATATTTTTCCACCGCAAGGTCAACCACTGCTTGCACTTCATCTTCTTTTGTCACATCTGCAACTGTATACGAAACGTCAGCATTAGGTATTTTGTCAACAATAGCCTTTAATCGGTTTTCACGGCGAGCTGCTATTACCAACTTAGCTCCTGCTTCTGCCAGTCTTTTAGTGGTCGCTTCACCAATTCCGCTTGATGCCCCCATGATTACAACAACTTTGCCTTGAATAGAATACATATAAGCTAACATTCCTTTCTTCTTATTGACTTTTATTCTGTTGGTATTTATTTTAGCGACTGCACCTATATATAACAAATACCTATATCAAATAACAAGATATGCTTGAAAAGCATTTCAGATATATATATACTAAACAATTAAAAGGAGGCTGTAACAAAATGGAGCTAAGAGTATTACGTTACTTTCTTGCAGTTGCAAGGGAAGGAAGTATAACAGCAGCAGCGGACTCGCTGCATGTTACACAGCCAACCTTGTCCAGACAATTAAAGGACTTGGAGCAAGCCTTAGGAAAAAAACTGTTTATTCGCAGCAGTCACAGCATCATTCTGACAGATGAAGGGTTGATATTAAGACAAAGAGCGGAAGAAATTGTCAATATGGTCAGTAAATTAGAGGCTGAATTTACCGCTATGGAGGATACCGTTAGCGGTGATGTTTACATAGGTGGCGGAGAAACGAAAGTTATGAAGCAAATTGCAAGTGTAGTTAAGGAAGTACAGCTAAAATACCCTAATATCCGCTATCATCTTTACAGCGGCAATGAAGAAGATGTAACAGATCGACTTGATAAGGGCTTACTTGACTTTTGCCTTTTAATTCAACCCGCCGATTTGTCCAAATATAATTATATCAATATCCCTGATAAAGATGTTTGGGGAGTTGTCATGAGAAAAGACAGTCCACTTGCAGTTAAAGCCACGATTCAATCGGCTGACCTACTTAATGTGCCGTTAATCTGTTCACGCCAAGCCATCCAACAATCTTATTCAAAAAATGAATTTGCAGACTGGTTTGGAGAGGATTTTGAAAAATTAAATGTAGTAACAACATACAATCTCGCCTTTAATGCTGCCATAATGGTTGAGGAGGGCATTGGTTATGCTATAACCCTTGATAAGATTGTGAATACTTCTAGTGACAGCAATCTTTGCTTTAGACCACTTAATCCAAAACTAGAATCAGGATTAAATATTGTTTGGAAAAAGCACCATGTCTTTTCCACTGCTGCTTCCGTATTTTTACAAGACATCCAAACTAAATTTTCAAGTATGTCATAAGGAATTATTTTTTTTGTCACAAAAAACATAGATTGCTGAGCTGTTTTCCTCAACTATCTATGTTTTTTTTAAAACGTAATTAGAGCATTTTCATTCCAGCTTGATCCCAACAAAGCAAATAATTA carries:
- a CDS encoding SDR family oxidoreductase: MYSIQGKVVVIMGASSGIGEATTKRLAEAGAKLVIAARRENRLKAIVDKIPNADVSYTVADVTKEDEVQAVVDLAVEKYGRVDVLFNNAGIMPTASLSEKRFAEWRQLLDINIMGVLNGIAAVLPIMQKQQSGQIVTTDSVAGHVVFQQGAVYCGTKFAVRAIMEGLRQEERHHNIRSTLISPGTVDTELHTTINDIERRNWVENLQRTNGLQASDVAEAVAYAISTPETVAVSEIIIRPTKQED
- a CDS encoding LysR family transcriptional regulator; translation: MELRVLRYFLAVAREGSITAAADSLHVTQPTLSRQLKDLEQALGKKLFIRSSHSIILTDEGLILRQRAEEIVNMVSKLEAEFTAMEDTVSGDVYIGGGETKVMKQIASVVKEVQLKYPNIRYHLYSGNEEDVTDRLDKGLLDFCLLIQPADLSKYNYINIPDKDVWGVVMRKDSPLAVKATIQSADLLNVPLICSRQAIQQSYSKNEFADWFGEDFEKLNVVTTYNLAFNAAIMVEEGIGYAITLDKIVNTSSDSNLCFRPLNPKLESGLNIVWKKHHVFSTAASVFLQDIQTKFSSMS